aattattgattgtaattaagtgtaatatcttttcaaaattgttgataatttaataaaataaattaaagtatcttaaatctaaaaaaagtAAAGATAGTTTAAGGtccatttaaggttttattagtacATTACCCCGTTTAAAGTccgattataacccgattaGGCCGATTAAAGCCTGAAACCAGATTAAGCTTGACACGACACTGATCGAGACCGACTTATTCCTTAAATAGGTTGGTCGTGGTCTGAGGATATAGGCCTGCTAGGCCCAACCGATTGACAACCCTACCCATAGCTACTAGTTCACCAATTCTCATTTTTATTGAATAATCATCTTGATTTATTGTCTGTGTACTTCACACTTTTGCTTAGCCAGGCCATAGATGAACCGGTTTCGTTGATGCCGAATCCCATTTCTGAACTGTATTTCTGTGAGAATCAGTTTTTCTCATTCCACTCCTAAACCAATTGTTGAGAGCAATATGGGAACACTAATCGACCTGTTCAGAAGGTCCTGTTTGGATTGGCAATATGAACTTGAAAGTACTGCACAGTCCCACACGGAAAGTCCTGTTGCATTTCTTTCCATATCCTCTCTTGTTGTGATAACCCGGATAGTCCAGCTTTTTGAATTCTACTTCTTCAGCCAAACACAGTCCAGCCTCTTCGGCTAGTTTCTCCACCTCCCACTTACTGTAAGGGTGACCTGTCTTGTGGGTCACATGAACTTGCCCCTTGGCTGCAAGCATGTCACGTGCAATCCTGAAGAAGCCCTTCACTACCTCTTGGTGAAGCCTGTCAACACCACATAGAGCTCAGTATTAAATCCAACTTTCTAATACAAAGAATTACAAGGGTTGCTCAAAGTAAGATCTAGTTTCCCCACACTTATGGTGAAGGGAGTATTCCTTTCCCCAAAGACATTGGTACTATCAAATGACTAAGGGAAAGAATATTCGTATTTTCTGATCCGTCAATAGGGTGTATTAATTTGTTGATTGGACAAGAATCCCATCTTATGATCACATCACTAATGGATAAGGAATTATTCCCACTCGaccggtgaaggaaaacttttttccttcaaaacaTACAGAATCAAATTGTGACTAATGTAAGGGTGTCAGTCGAGCGTCAAGATGGTTCTAGTCCCAAGGGGTTATTTCTAGAACCATCCCATTTAGCTAATCCAAAATTGGGAATCAGAATCGGTTATCAGTATGGCAGTCGATTCTGGTTCCTAAATGGTTTTAGGACTATTATAATGTCCAAATTTTCAAAACACTTTTCAAAGCATACAAATTATAAAAATGTATATCCTAaccaagccaaaaaaaaaaaaaaagacagagcAACCCATTACGCGAGGGCTCCTGCTACGAACACTTATCCATTTATAAGCCTACAGACCAAATATAAAGAAGAAATCTTTATTCCTAACTATacaaatcaatccaaaattctaaaaatcTAAATCAACATCCCAGATCATTTAAAATAAGTTCCTAAACACTCCTTGGGTTACAGAACCATTGGGAGACCCGTCCCAGAACCGACCCATCTAGATCATTAATTGATTCCAAAACCAGAACCCGGAACCATCTCAATAATTAATGGGACGATCCAGTTTTGGTTTTAGCGGTTCGATTCTAGGGTTATTCCTTATTCCTCTATCAAATTGACACTCTTACAAATATGTACGGAAATGTATAATACCATAGGTTTCTTTGTTCAGTTCGATGTCTTAATGGTTGAaattattttatgggaaaaggttatttGAGCCTAGGCAATCTCAGCGTCATTTCACATAGATATTGTTTATTGTTTCTTTCTGacttaaaaatataattaaaattttaaaaaatgtcTTGACATAGTAAGATATGGCTTAGGGTTAGAGAATCCTTAccctttattttataattttatttttacatgtatGCTGGAGTTATAAAACTTTATTCTGTCTAAATATATAATATGACAAAAGGGTTTTACATGGTCCATGGAGTTAGGGCTTAATAATTTATACTCATTTTGCCACATGTACAGATGACATGGTTATTTCGACTATTGGATAGAAAAAATGATGAGGCTTTAATTAGCCACATATCAATTTTCATGGTctccttacccaaaaaaaaaaaaaaaaagctgattAAGTATCATCCaatgtattggtatgtatcctTATGCATTATAACTATTATCGTGCATTCTCCCACAAtcttggattttaaaaattatatttttccatTAATCAAATTCTTTATAGGCTGAAGCTTGAAATGTGAGCTCTCTTGGGGTACCTGTTCATAAATTTGAGCGTTATCTGAGCTACTTTTGTTGATGTATGGCCTGTGGAGGTACAAAGAGCCCACATTATGTTTATTGAGAGTTCCTCAGCTATTTCAGAATTTGTATTCCAATTGATTTCTATTTCATGAAAATAAGgtataaaaatcaaatcaaacaattttcgaaatagaaatcataccaaatcagaCCTAAAGTTGTATCAGTTGTCACATAAATGAAAAttaacaataaatcaaaatacaaTGTAATTATGGATGAGTCAACTCAATCAATGAAGTTGCAAAGTCTAACTCACATGATTTGccttttctgattttcttcCCACTGATACTGAAGACCCGCATGAGGAAAATTGAAGATTATTCTGTCAAATTTCATAAACTTGAGAAAAGGGTGGTCAGTCATGGTGTGGCagtctaattcatgaagaatAATGCACCCTAGtttcttcaattccttcaaGTTTGCCTTTGCTGTTGGGTGCTTCACCATTAACATTTCTGTGTTTCCATGAACAAGAAAAAAgttaaaggaaatcatcaaagatcatgaaaactagaaaagaaaccaaattcaaaattttgaaggAAGAGATTGATTGAATCCAGAGAATGTGGGTGTACCTTCAGAATCAAGGGAAGTAGAGATCATGTTCTTAGCAGATCCAAAAGCCCTAGCCAAACATGCAGAGAAGGAGAAATCACCCTCTCCAACCAGTAACATCTTATGGGAGCTGCTGTAATGCTTGACCCATTTCTCTCCTTCCCCTGCCATTTCTTAGTTGGTAAGCTTTCAGTTTTCATGCACTGACCCTTTGTTACTTGGACCTGTTAGATCAGAAGTTTGTTTATTTCCCGAGAGACTCAATCGCTTTAGCTGCCACAGACCTGGGAAAGgacagactctctctctctctctctctctctctctctctctatattatTGCCAggcttgaaattttgaaaagagagaaaaagaaaaagagagaaaagaaagaaaggaatcgAACAAAAGAGGGTACGTACCGTACGTTTTCCTTCAGATTAAAGGAAAGttaaactaaaataaaagatgaaaaaactCACTATGTAAGATTGCCTCGTTATATGGAGCTGTAACTATACTTTTATgcctcttcaattttttttttcttttttctttttttttttttgggggggggggaattatgTGTATCaccgttagaaaaaaaaataattgtgaGGGTTTCATATTTGCTCAATATTTTACTTTAGCTGCGCCGACACTTAAATTTTCCTTATGAACTAAGAGGGCATTATGATAGTGCTCACTAACAAAGAATACCCATTAAAATTTTTCCAGCATAGAACTGAGAGGGTATATTAGTACCAATACAACTAACAACATTTATTATTATGGAATACCCACTCCCAATGTCTAGTCGttcacaaaaaaaattagactTGTAACAATGCCCTACACATGAAACACATTTAGCATAACCATTCACATGGGAGTGTTTAGTGCTATTCACTGttttcagtaaaagttgaatgcTTTTCATTCAATCCTAGTATGACCTGGGTCAATGCGGTTATGGGCATACCAGGATCAATAC
This Macadamia integrifolia cultivar HAES 741 chromosome 10, SCU_Mint_v3, whole genome shotgun sequence DNA region includes the following protein-coding sequences:
- the LOC122092065 gene encoding uncharacterized protein At4g26485-like, with product MAGEGEKWVKHYSSSHKMLLVGEGDFSFSACLARAFGSAKNMISTSLDSEEMLMVKHPTAKANLKELKKLGCIILHELDCHTMTDHPFLKFMKFDRIIFNFPHAGLQYQWEENQKRQIMLHQEVVKGFFRIARDMLAAKGQVHVTHKTGHPYSKWEVEKLAEEAGLCLAEEVEFKKLDYPGYHNKRGYGKKCNRTFRVGLCSTFKFILPIQTGPSEQVD